A single window of Cryptococcus neoformans var. neoformans JEC21 chromosome 3 sequence DNA harbors:
- a CDS encoding expressed protein — protein sequence MSPPTDPEATAPHRRFSVRTLFSSTRHIFYVVLFTLWICIDIALLGLVSEQIHKYGRYRENYPTAQYQNALGLLLFSTIIGLLFGIFHWALGLTMYLPIFLAFGVWFGTGAGILEPTPFGHGFQCRHTWDLSRFPANWQPYVGECSRVTAIEGLAWAMFALSVFGLFWVIADKYNFTSKRSSVYELAEQGEPIAEKH from the exons ATGTCTCCTCCCACCGACCCTG AAGCTACTGCTCCCCACCGTCGATTCTCTGTTCGAACTCTCTTCAGCTCCACCCGCCATATCTTCTATGTGGTTCTCTTCACACTCTGGATTTGTATCGACATTGCCTTGCTTGGTCTTGTATCTGAGCAGATTCACAAGTACGGTCGATACCGAGAAAACTATCCTACTGCCCAATACCAGAACGCCCTGGGcttgcttcttttctccaccatTATTGGTCTTCTCTTCGGTATCTTCCACTGGGCTTTGGGACTCACTATGTaccttcccatcttccttgccttcggCGTTTGGTTTGGAACTGGTGCTGGTATCCTGGAGCCCACTCCATTCGGCCATGGTTTCCAGTGCCGACACACTTGGGATTTGAGCAGATTCCCCGCTAATTGGCAACCTTACGTTGGTGAATGTAGTCGAGTCACTGCCATTGAAGGTCTCGCTTGGGCTATGT TTGCTCTCTCGGTCTTCGGCTTGTTCTGGGTCATCGCGGACAAGTACAACTTCACTAGCAAGCGATCATCTGTGTACGAGCTGGCTGAGCAGGGTGAACCCATCGCAGAGAAGCATTAG
- a CDS encoding expressed protein, which translates to MEKRNFNDLPLFENGRQSSTCTPDPSQPSRSNENYEPVQSDANRSVTVNRACDECHRLKMRCTKDKDSQSCTRCLQGSRPCTFEGPRKSKTSKVEDRLRVVEGQITSIQGSIEELLRLQRDAACKSSSVENSHPFVQKPHGQEFETKYFQKSSSHTQQDPLHCQSEASTLALSRTQNHPHRKAWTTESERGLQEDCPSDLDVDVFAADQTTAPMGNMLSLAEAARLKADAHIVRQETPESVRTPMTLSIDTHIERPLKKARFEGGADDKTKSELRIVQRGNHSFPDPVDLGWCSISKGKELFRLFFDRCAPYVPCFDPNYDTWDSLRCRSSFAITTIIYVALRCVDAGGPVSDLQMKTRDYAEKIAMSTLFTPVARNEIVQSMILLASWGETFWRPGGHAVRMAMDLGLHHCLPYLTDRDTDIHKSHEELAQERHIVVGARIWLTLFKIDTEMSFAYCRPAIFSPEGAINNARRFLEHPLSIPTDIRLVSTCENLTFRMPLHQHFALSLGRRQSVGAAVDVDQLLRRCNCALKDWFQYWDRYCAQRGISADHFLRETLVTGRAGTFLNANSHVLHDVRNRRDLMRLSEERRRWFQEAGEMAHQLVNTCLRGQQYTENFQYANRLTHYNMVYAARFMIRMASLLPEACDLHQVGRDVEQVAVMLTQVPGFQLAHFLREIMSKARQDHVLPPSLSVSRAPSPCAAANSAWSAADHSGSQNYHLNELGYKSRDCSTNFIPNWEMMTTGTEQTPYGDDVSYLNFLYADQLFSHYENPADIGQSFALLQGNSRTETTSNSVFNFDTTWFPFPPLDDDMQTGQAVGTNFE; encoded by the exons atggaaaagaggaatTTCAACGACTTGCCTCTTTTCGAAAATGGGCGACAATCATCAACATGTACCCCCgatccttctcaaccttctcgtTCGAACGAGAACTACGAGCCGGTTCAATCAGATGCCAATC GTTCAGTGACTGTTAATC GGGCATGT GATGAGTGTCATCGTTTGAAAATGCGCTGCACCAAAGATAAAGACAGTCAATCATGCACTCGTTGTCTTCAAGGTAGTCGTCCATGCACGTTTGAGGGTCCTAGAAAGTCGAAAACTTCCAAAGTCGAGGA TCGACTACGCGTGGTAGAGGGACAAATTACCTCAATACAGGGAAGTATAGAAGAGTTGCTCCGCCTGCAGCGGGATGCCGCCTGCAAGTCCAGCAGTGTAGAGA ATTCCCATCCATTTGTTCAAAAACCCCATGGACAAGAATTTGAGACGAAGTACTTTCAAAAATCAAGTTCTCATACTCAACAGGATCCGCTTCACTGTCAATCTGAAGCTTCCACCCTTGCGCTATCTCGCACACAGAACCACCCGCATCGGAAGGCTTGGACCACTGAAAGTGAACGAGGATTACAAGAGGACTGCCCATCTGACCTTGATGTCGACGTCTTCGCGGCAGACCAGACAACCGCTCCAATGGGAAACATGCTTTCTTTGGCAGAAGCTGCTCGGCTGAAGGCAGATGCACATATTGTCAGGCAAGAGACCCCCGAAAGCGTTCGTACACCGATGACTCTAAGTATCGATACACATATCGAGAGGCCACTCAAGAAGGCTCGCTtcgaaggaggagcagatgACAAGACGAAAAGTGAACTGAGAATTGTCCAGAGGGGAAATCACTCGTTTCCTGATCCTGTCGACTTGGGATGGTGTTCAATCTCTAAAGGCAAGGAATTATTTCGTCT TTTTTTTGACAGGTGTGCTCCTTATGTACCTTGTTTTGACCCAAATTATGATACATGGGATAG TCTCCGATGccgctcttcttttgcaatAACTACCATCATCTATGTGGCTCTGAGATGTGTGGATGCCGGGG GACCGGTCAGTGATCTTCAAATGAAAACGCGGGATTATGCAGAAAAGATAG CAATGAGTACTCTTTTTACCCCGGTTGCAAGAAACGAAATCGTACAGTCTATGA TTCTGCTAGCATCATGGGGGGAGACATTCTGGCGTCCTGGAG GCCATGCTGTACGGATGGCCATGGATCTTGGTTTACATCACTGTCTCCCATATCTGACAGATCGTGACACGGACATCCACAAATCGCATGAAGAATTAGCCCAAGAGCGCCACATCGTTGTGGGTGCAAGGATTTGGTTAACA TTATTCAAAATTGATACCGA AATGTCATTTGCATATTGCCGCCCTgccatcttttctccaGAAGGGGCCATTAACAACGCTCGCAGATTCCTCGAGCATCCTCTTTCAATACCTACTGACATAAGGCTGGTCTCCACTTGTGAAAACCTCACATTTCGCA TgcctcttcatcagcaTTTCGCTTTATCTCTCGGAAGACGGCAATCCGTTGGAGCAGCTGTTGATGTGGACCAATTGCTACGTCGGTGTAATTGTGCATTGAAAGATTGGTTTCAATATTGGGATCGATATTGCG CTCAGAGGGGAATTTCAGCAGATCATTTCCTGAGGGAAACCT TGGTGACAGGACGGGCTGGAACTTT CCTCAATGCGAATTCCCACGTCTTGCATGATGTCAGAAATCGCCGTGATCTGATGAGACTGTCAGAAGAACGTCGCCGTTGGTTCCAAGAGGCAGGAGAAATGGCACATCAGTTGGTCAACACTTGTCTCCGTGGTCAACAG TATACGGAGAATTTTCAATATG CAAATCGTCTCACTC ATTATAATATGGTATATGCGGCGCGCTTCATGATAAGAATGGCGAGCTTGTTGCCTGAGGCTTGCGATTTACATCAGGTCGGACGTGATGTTGAACAAGTAGCTGTCATGCTCACACAAG TTCCTGGCTTTCAACTTGCCCACTTCCTTCGCGAGATCATGTCAAAAGCTAGACAGGATCatgttcttcctccttctctctctgtCTCGCGCGCGCCATCACCCTGCGCGGCAGCTAATAGTGCTTGGAGTGCGGCTGATCATAGTGGCTCCCAAAATTATCACCTCAACGAGCTGGGATACAAGTCTCGGGATTGCTCGACGAATTTCATCCCAAACTGGGAAATGATGACAACTGGAACTGAACAAACACCCTATGGGGATGATGTATCATACCTTAATTTCCTTTATGCCGACCAACTTTTCAGTCATTACGAGAACCCTGCAGATATAGGCCAAAGCTTT GCGCTTCTTCAAGGCAACTCAAGGACGGAAACGACAAGCAATAGTGTTTTTAATTTTGACACTACTTGGTTTCCTTTTCCGCCTCTGG atgatgatatgcAAACGGGTCAAGCGGTGGGGACTAATTTTGAATAG
- a CDS encoding cytoplasm protein, putative codes for MQTTPKGYDPITLSLFSNRFMCIAEAMGRSLKQTAISTNIKERLDFSCAVFSPTGDLVANAPFVPVHLGSMSWSVKYQLELHGKSLKDGDVLLTNSPLAGGSHLPDLTVITPCFDENDPNKIIFFTASRGHHSDIGGILPGSMPPTSTNINEEGANILSLKIVSDGVYDHEGLYRVMVEEPSKYPGCSGCRNFRDVESDIKAQIAANNKGSSLLRALVEEYDLKTVHEYMDHIRNNAEQAVRNMLRKAAANAKTNILHGIDYLDDGSPIALEITIDTDSGSAIFDFEGTGPELRGNLNAPICVVHAAVIYCLRSMIGEDIPLNAGCLVPIEVRIPEGSLLSPSPESAVCGGNVMTSQRITDVVLLAFRACAASQGCCNNLTFGAGGKDFETGEVIDGWGYYETIAGGSGAGDGWHGTSGVHCHMTNTRITDPEILERRYPVILREFGLRSNSGGSGKYNGGEGCVRSLQFLQPLQVSILSERRARGPYGLNGGACGAPGLNLWIKQAHGGSAKGKPRVINIGGKGTMQFETGDLIVLHTPGGGGWGKLEDTDSKLKQEDEPLLQAIKWEARGSWADMAKVDF; via the exons ATGCAGACCACACCCAAAGGTTATGATCCCATCACTCTCTCACTCTT CTCCAATCGCTTTATGTGTATTGCGGAGGCTATGGGGCGCTCTCTCAAGCAGACTGCAATAAGTACGAATATAAAAGAACGACTTGATTTCTCTTGTGCTGTCTTTTCTCCCACTGGCGACCTGGTCGCGAATGCGCCGTTTGTACCGGTTCACCTGGGGTCAATGAGCTGGTCCGTCAAGTACCAGCTCGAATTGCATGGGAAAAGCCtaaaagatggagatgtaCTTCTAACTAATTCTCCCTTGGCAGGCGGGAG TCACCTTCCAGACTTGACCGTCATTACTCCTTGttttgatgagaatgacCCGAATAAAATTATTTTTTTCACAGCTTCTCGAGGGC ATCATAG TGATATTGGAGGCATCCTTCCTGGCAGTATGCCCCCTACCTCAACAAACatcaatgaagaaggagcaaaCATTCTGTCCTTAAAAATTGTTTCGGACGGGGTGTATGACCATGAGGGGCTCTACCGAGTCATGGTCGAAGAGCCTTCCAAGTACCCAGGCTGCTCAGGATGTAGAAATTTCAGGGACGTCGAATCCGATATCAAAGCCCAGATAGCCGCCAACAACAAAGGAAGCTCTCTACTACGAGCTCTCGTGGAGGAATATGACTTGAAGACGGTTCATGAATATATGGATCACATCAGAAA CAATGCCGAGCAAGCCGTTAGGAATATGCTCCGAAAAGCAGCTGCAAATGCAAAGACGAACATTCTCCAT GGTATTGATTACCTTGACGATGGCTCCCCGATCGCACTCGAAATCACCATTGACACTGATTCAGGTTCGGCCATTTTTGATTTTGAAGGAACGGGCCCCGAATTGCGCGGTAATCTCAACGCTCCCATATGTGTAGTTCATGCGGCTGTCATTTACTG CTTGCGATCAATGATTGGCGAAGATATCCCACTCAATGCAGGCTGTCTCGTTCCTATTGAGGTTCGCATTCCCGAGGGATCCTTGTTGTCCCCTTCCCCTGAAAGCGCAGTTTGTGGTGGAAATGTCATGACCAGTCAACGCATAACCGACGTTGTGCTTCTCGCATTCAGGGCTTGCGCTGCGAGTCAAGGATGTTGTAACAA CCTGACTTTTGGTGCGGGGGGCAAGGATTTTGAAACGGGAGAGGTGATTGATGGATGGGGCTACTATGAGACAATTGCTGGTGGTAGTGGGGCTGGTGATGGCTGGCATGGCACTTCCGGAGTTCATTGCCATATGACAAATACC CGCATCACTGACCCCGAAATTCTGGAAAGGCGGTATC CTGTCATACTCCGCGAATTTGGCTTAAGGTCAAATTCCGGCGGGTCAGGTAAATACAACGGTGGTGAAGGTTGCGTTCGCAGTCTGCAATTCCTTCAACCTTTACAAGTCTCCATATTGTCTGAGCGTCGCGCTCGTGGACCTTATGGTCTGAATGGGGGTGCCTGTGGCGCTCCCGGGCTCAACCTCTGGATCAAACAAGCCCATGGGGGATCCGCCAAAGGAAAACCGAGGGTCATCAATATAGGTGGTAAAGGTACAATGCAATTCGAAACGGGTGATTTGATAGTACTCCATACACCTGGCGGTGGGGGCTGGGGAAAGCTTGAGGATACCGATAGCAAGTTAAAGCAGGAAGATGaaccacttcttcaagctaTAAAGTGGGAGGCGAGAGGCTCCTGGGCCGATATGGCGAAAGTAGACTTCTGA
- a CDS encoding cytoplasm protein, putative, with protein MSRSIPDHSIRISIDRGGTFTDVHASIPAANHSETREEFIFKLLSQDPSNYKDAPTEGIRRVLEKVTGQGIERGKPLPVDKLEYVRLSTTVATNALLERKGQKHALMITKGFKDLLEIGNQARPNIFDLNIKRAKPLYSRTVEVDERVTLVGFSSDPNYEKHAVKFNDDGSIGESYSGVGADEQKIVIPGRIVRGLSGEAVNILREPNLEAIKVDLQNLYDDGYSSIAVCLAHSYTFPDHELAIGKIATEVGFPHVSLSSQLLPMIKMTPRGQSTTADAYLTPILRDYLEGFYSGFEGGKNGSLHVEFMGSDGGLVDLKNFSGLKSILSGPAGGVVGCALTSWDKDEKIPIIGLDVGGTSTDVSRYAGHYESVYETTTAGISINTLQLDINTVAAGGGSCLTYKNGLFRAGPESAGAHPGPACYRKGGPLALTDGNLFLGRLIPKYFPRCFGPNEDQDLDPEASHKKFEQLAEMIRKESGTEKSLDEIVYGFVKVANETMARPIRTLTEARGFKTEKHILASFGGAGGQHACEIAELLGIQRVLIHKYSSILSAYGLALADRVFELQEPAAVIFSQENKAGLNARLDKLERDVFKTLLDAGFADDKIGINRILNMRYDGSDTALMISNEGSGDYEKEFKRAYKEEFGFLLNKNIVVDDVKVRGVGKTFDSLGPPPTQEVKSLELSVVSPEHADCSQNCYVWYGKSGKREEVPVFKIESLSVGNMVIGPAMVIDETQTIFVNQGWKAISTNSHLLMVQEKKKGD; from the exons ATGTCTCGCAGCATCCCTGATCATAGCATTCGCATTTCAATTGACCGG GGTGGGACCTTCACCGACGTACATGCATCTATCCCAGCTGCCAATCACAGCGAAACCCGTGAAGAGTTCATATTCAAGCTCCTGTCTCAAGATCCGTCAAATTATAAAGACGCCCCCACAGAAGGTATTCGCCGCGTCCTCGAAAAGGTGACAGGCCAGGGTATTGAGCGAGGTAAACCGCTGCCGGTTGACAAACTTG AGTACGTTCGGCTGTCAACAACAGTCGCGACGAATGCCCTCCTAGAGCGGAAGGGTCAGAAGCATGCCCTGATGATCACTAAAGGCTTCAAAGACCTGCTCGAGATTGGCAATCAAGCGCGTCCAAATATCTTTGATCTCAATATCAAACGAGCAAAGCCATTGTACTCCAGAACTGTCGAAGTGGATGAGAGAGTCACTTTAG TCGGATTCTCTTCGGATCCCAATTACGAGAAGCATGCCGTTAAGttcaatgatgatggatcCATTGGGGAGTCCTATTCAGGTGTAGGAGCGGACGAACAGAAAATCGTTATTCCCGGCAGGATAGTACGAGGGTTATCGGGTGAGGCTGTGAATATACTGAGGGAACCAA ATCTTGAAGCCATCAAAGTAGACCTACAGAATCTGTACGATGACGGTTACAGTTCCATTGCGGTCTGCCTTGCCCATTCATACACTTTCCCTGATCACGAGCTAGCGATAGGCAAGATTGCTACAGAAGTCGGGTTTCCCCAtgtttccctttcctcacagcttcttcccatgaTCAAAATGACTCCCAGAGGACAATCGACGACGGCTGATGCGTATCTGACTCCGATACTACGAGACTACCTCGAAGGTTTCTACTCTGGGTTCGAAGGCGGAAAAAATGGCAGTTTGCATGTTGAATTTATGGGCTCCGATGGGGGACTGGTAGATCTCAAA AATTTCTCTGGTCTCAAATCAATCTTGTCTGGTCCAGCTGGTGGCGTCGTTGGATGCGCCTTGACCAGCTGGGACAAAGACGAAAAGATTCCGATTATAGG TCTCGATGTAGGAGGTACAAGTACTGATGTCTCGAGGTATGCTGGGCATTACGAATCAGTTTATGAAACAACGACTGCCGGGATTTCTATCAATACACTGCAGCTCGATATCAACACT gTCGCTGCAGGGGGTGGAAGTTGTCTTACTTATAAGAATGGTCTTTTCCGGGCAGGTCCTGAGTCCGCGGGAGCTCATCCAGGGCCTGCATGTTATCGGAAAGGGGGGCCTCTAGCTCTGACAGATGGGAATTTGTTCCTTGGTCGCCTTATTCCGAAATA TTTCCCTCGATGTTTTGGTCCAAACGAAGACCAAGATTTAGACCCTGAAGCGTCTCACAAAAAGTTTGAACAACTGGCGGAAATGATACGAAAAGAATCAGGCACTGAGAAAAGCCTTGACGAGATT GTGTACGGTTTTGTCAAAGTTGCCAATGAAACTATGGCGAGGCCGATCAGGACCCTTACAGAAGCGAGAGGTTTCAAGACGGAGAAGCACATTCTGGCATCATTTGGTGGAGCGGGTGGTCAGCATGCTTGTGAGATTGCTGAG TTACTGGGAATCCAAAGAGTGTTGATTCACAAGTATTCATCGATCCTCTCCGCCTATGGCCTTGCTCTTGCCGACCG TGTTTTTGAACTTCAGGAACCTGCTGCCGTTATTTTTTCTCAAGAAAATAAAGCTGGGCTCAATGCCAGGCTGGACAAGCTGGAGCGAGACGTTTTCAAGACCTTGCTAGATGCGGGGTTTGCAGATGATAAGATCGGCATAAATAGGATTCTGAATATGCGGTATGATGGAAGCGATACGGCTTTGATGATCTCTAATGAGGGATCGGGGGACTATGAGAAGGAATTTAAGAGGGCGTACAAGGAGGAGTTCGGGTTTTTGCTCAACAAGAACATTGTCGTAGATGATGTCAAA GTCCGCGGCGTTGGTAAAACATTTGACTCCCTAGGGCCACCACCTACTCAAGAAGTCAAAAGCCTTGAGCTCAGCGTTGTTAGCCCTGAACACGCAGACTGTAGTCAAAATTGCTACGTTTGGTACGGTAAATCAGGCAAAAGGGAGGAGGTTCCTGTTTTCAAGATCGAGTCGCTATCAGTCGGGAACATGGTAATTGGGCCAGCAATGGTCATAGACGAGACGCAGACAATTTTTGTCAATCA aggatggaaagccATATCAACGAACAGCCATCTTCTGATggtgcaggagaagaagaaaggggatTAG